From Demequina capsici, one genomic window encodes:
- a CDS encoding polyprenol monophosphomannose synthase, which yields MVSTLVIIPTYNERESLPVQISGVRAYAPDVDILVVDDSSPDGTGEWADEAALADPHVNVLHRPGKQGLGVAYRAGFAWGLKHGYEVLVEMDADGSHQPRDLPRLLASAGDGDLVIGSRWVPGGSVKNWPRHRKLLSTGANTYVRLALGIHVKDATAGFRAYTADMLRALDLDSVESQGYCFQIDMCWHVLRAGGTVVEVPIEFVERVQGASKMSGAIIREALLKTTVWGVTRRWRQVTGAERRERQSGA from the coding sequence ATGGTGAGCACGCTGGTGATCATCCCCACCTACAACGAGCGTGAGTCGTTGCCGGTGCAGATCTCCGGCGTCCGCGCGTACGCGCCCGACGTCGACATCCTCGTCGTGGACGACTCGTCCCCGGATGGCACGGGGGAGTGGGCGGACGAGGCAGCCCTCGCCGACCCGCACGTCAACGTGCTGCATCGTCCTGGCAAGCAAGGCCTGGGAGTGGCCTACCGTGCGGGCTTCGCCTGGGGCCTGAAGCATGGCTACGAGGTCCTGGTCGAGATGGACGCCGATGGTTCTCATCAGCCGCGTGACCTCCCGCGGCTGCTCGCGAGCGCAGGTGACGGCGACCTGGTGATCGGCTCGCGCTGGGTGCCGGGCGGATCTGTGAAGAACTGGCCGCGCCATCGCAAGCTGCTGTCCACGGGCGCCAACACCTATGTTCGCCTGGCGCTCGGAATCCACGTGAAGGACGCGACCGCGGGCTTCCGAGCCTACACGGCAGACATGCTGCGCGCCTTGGATCTCGACTCCGTCGAGTCCCAGGGATACTGCTTCCAGATCGACATGTGCTGGCACGTGCTGCGCGCGGGCGGCACGGTGGTGGAGGTGCCGATCGAGTTCGTCGAGCGCGTGCAAGGCGCCTCCAAGATGAGTGGCGCCATCATCCGCGAGGCGCTGCTCAAGACCACCGTGTGGGGCGTGACGCGGCGCTGGCGCCAGGTGACCGGCGCGGAGCGACGGGAGCGCCAGTCGGGCGCGTGA
- a CDS encoding diacylglycerol/lipid kinase family protein, translated as MSTLGVVTNPTSGSGRGARWGAEALAALAARGHRLRDLSAGSWAASLESAIAHRDDLDALVVVGGDGMVHLGVQACAAHRLPLGIVAAGSGNDSATALDLPVRDVDAAVARIDLALRTDSSAEVDVAAVVGPAVEHPAQPRYALAIVSAGIDAAVSARARTMRRPRGPLKYRLAIAQELPRFTPYGVTVEIDGESVSQTCTLVAVANGPLIGGGLPLSPHSSLTDGLLELVLADGLAPTQIVPLFAALTKGRHLEDPRVRVMQVREVSVRHDPSVGRPLPPAFADGELVGAGPLTVSVVPRGLRVLGASPR; from the coding sequence GTGAGCACGCTCGGGGTCGTGACGAACCCCACCTCAGGGTCGGGCAGAGGAGCCCGGTGGGGAGCTGAGGCACTGGCCGCGCTCGCCGCGCGCGGGCACCGGCTGCGTGACCTGTCGGCGGGATCCTGGGCCGCATCTCTCGAGTCAGCCATCGCGCATCGTGACGACCTCGACGCGCTCGTGGTGGTCGGCGGCGACGGCATGGTCCACCTGGGCGTGCAGGCGTGCGCCGCGCATCGCCTTCCGCTCGGCATCGTCGCTGCAGGCTCCGGGAACGACAGCGCCACGGCGCTGGACCTGCCGGTGCGGGACGTCGACGCTGCTGTCGCTCGGATCGACCTGGCGCTGCGCACCGACAGCTCTGCGGAGGTCGACGTCGCTGCGGTGGTCGGGCCCGCGGTGGAGCATCCCGCCCAGCCCCGGTATGCGCTGGCGATCGTCTCCGCCGGCATCGATGCCGCGGTGTCCGCGCGCGCCAGGACGATGCGACGGCCACGCGGACCGCTCAAGTACAGGCTGGCGATCGCGCAGGAGCTGCCTCGGTTCACTCCCTACGGCGTCACGGTCGAGATCGACGGCGAAAGCGTGTCGCAGACGTGCACCCTGGTCGCAGTGGCGAACGGCCCACTGATCGGCGGGGGACTGCCCCTGTCACCCCACTCGTCGTTGACAGACGGACTTCTCGAGTTGGTCCTCGCCGACGGGCTCGCGCCGACTCAGATCGTCCCGCTGTTCGCCGCCCTCACGAAGGGCAGACACCTCGAGGACCCGCGCGTGCGCGTCATGCAGGTGCGCGAGGTGTCGGTGCGGCACGACCCCTCGGTCGGCCGGCCGCTACCACCCGCATTCGCAGACGGTGAGCTGGTCGGCGCGGGCCCCCTCACTGTCTCGGTGGTGCCGCGCGGTCTGCGCGTTCTCGGTGCCTCGCCTCGGTAG
- the hisG gene encoding ATP phosphoribosyltransferase: MLRIAVPNKGSLSEPATQLLREAGYKQRHDPRELVLVDTRNDVEFFFLRPRDVAVYVGSGTVQAGITGRDLLLDSGAPATEHLELGFGGSTFRYAAAPGVASAVEDVHGKRVATSYPRLVKHHLKSFGVEADVVRLDGAVESSVRLGVADVVADVVSTGTTLKAAGLEIFGEPILKSEAILIKGPDTTDDEIAVLVGRLRGVLMARQYVLVDYDVPADKLEEALAVTPGFEGPTVAPLHGSSWSAVRVMVPRIEMNHIMDQLYAVGARAILTTELLAVRV, translated from the coding sequence GTGCTTCGCATCGCAGTTCCCAACAAGGGCTCCCTGTCCGAGCCCGCCACGCAGCTCCTGAGGGAGGCCGGCTACAAGCAGCGCCACGACCCTCGTGAGCTGGTGCTCGTCGACACGCGCAACGACGTCGAGTTCTTCTTCCTGCGGCCGCGCGATGTGGCTGTCTACGTAGGCTCAGGCACGGTGCAGGCCGGCATCACCGGCCGGGACCTGCTGCTCGACTCGGGCGCGCCCGCGACGGAGCACCTGGAGCTCGGCTTCGGTGGCTCCACCTTCCGCTACGCGGCCGCCCCCGGCGTGGCCTCCGCGGTGGAGGACGTGCACGGCAAGCGCGTCGCGACCTCGTACCCGCGCCTCGTCAAGCACCACCTGAAGTCCTTCGGTGTGGAGGCCGACGTGGTGAGGCTCGACGGCGCGGTGGAGTCGTCGGTCCGCCTGGGAGTCGCCGACGTGGTGGCGGACGTGGTCTCCACAGGCACCACGCTCAAGGCGGCCGGCCTGGAGATCTTCGGAGAGCCGATCCTCAAGTCCGAGGCGATCCTCATCAAGGGCCCGGACACCACGGACGACGAGATCGCCGTGCTCGTGGGCCGCCTGCGTGGCGTGCTCATGGCGCGCCAGTACGTGCTGGTGGACTACGACGTCCCGGCCGACAAGCTCGAGGAGGCGCTGGCCGTCACCCCGGGCTTCGAAGGTCCCACCGTCGCACCGCTGCACGGCTCCAGCTGGTCGGCGGTGCGCGTCATGGTGCCGCGCATCGAGATGAACCACATCATGGATCAGCTGTATGCGGTGGGCGCTCGTGCGATCCTCACCACGGAGCTGCTGGCGGTGCGCGTCTAG
- a CDS encoding phosphoribosyl-ATP diphosphatase — MKTFEELFAELSARAAERPEGSGTVALLDKGVHAIGKKLVEEAAESWMAAEFQSDDEAAEEISQLLYHAQVMMIAKGLTLQDVYRYL; from the coding sequence GTGAAGACTTTCGAAGAGCTTTTCGCTGAGCTGAGCGCCCGTGCCGCCGAGCGTCCGGAGGGGTCGGGAACCGTCGCCTTGCTGGACAAGGGCGTCCATGCCATCGGCAAGAAGCTCGTCGAGGAGGCCGCCGAGTCTTGGATGGCGGCCGAGTTCCAGTCGGACGACGAGGCCGCCGAGGAGATCTCGCAGCTGCTCTATCACGCGCAGGTGATGATGATCGCCAAGGGGCTGACGCTCCAGGACGTGTACCGCTACCTGTAA
- a CDS encoding helix-turn-helix transcriptional regulator yields the protein MAEKALARVTRLLSILSVLQHQEEATFAELGERFGVSARQIEQDVFLLFTTGKPGGMPDDYVDFDPDALDEGIARLRDAQGLTQVKLSAREAVALIGSLGTLVAAGVAPQAAETALAKLRAAIDSNPIEVVADEAVDRARMSPLTDGLARGLAVELTYVDASDRRTVRVVEPHRLVAIDGIGYVECWCRRAQDYRTLRLDRIVSATPTDSPVTTAPMEQRGFSLEPRFAAQVTAHVSARWLLESMQDVVISDEGDAVTATFPVADVEWAAGRLLAVGPALRTIGPALLADAVARRALRVLEAQDGAA from the coding sequence GTGGCTGAGAAGGCGCTCGCACGTGTCACGCGGCTGCTCAGCATCCTGTCGGTGCTGCAGCATCAGGAGGAGGCGACGTTCGCCGAGCTCGGAGAACGCTTCGGCGTCAGCGCACGTCAGATCGAGCAGGACGTGTTCCTGCTGTTCACGACAGGCAAGCCGGGCGGGATGCCGGACGACTACGTGGACTTCGACCCGGATGCGCTCGACGAGGGCATCGCGCGGCTGCGCGACGCACAGGGCCTCACCCAGGTGAAGCTCAGCGCGCGCGAGGCGGTGGCGCTGATCGGCTCGCTCGGGACCCTCGTGGCTGCCGGAGTCGCGCCTCAGGCCGCGGAGACGGCCCTCGCGAAGCTCCGAGCGGCGATCGATTCGAATCCGATCGAGGTCGTCGCCGACGAGGCGGTGGACCGCGCACGGATGTCCCCTCTGACCGACGGCCTCGCACGGGGGCTCGCCGTGGAGCTCACCTACGTCGACGCCTCGGATAGACGCACGGTCCGGGTGGTGGAGCCGCATCGGCTGGTGGCGATCGACGGAATCGGGTATGTCGAGTGCTGGTGCCGCAGGGCTCAGGACTATCGGACGCTCAGGCTCGACCGCATCGTCAGCGCGACGCCCACGGACTCCCCGGTCACGACAGCCCCGATGGAGCAACGCGGGTTCAGTCTCGAGCCCAGGTTCGCGGCCCAGGTCACGGCCCACGTGAGCGCGCGGTGGCTGCTCGAGTCGATGCAGGACGTCGTCATCTCCGACGAGGGCGACGCGGTCACGGCGACCTTCCCCGTCGCGGACGTGGAGTGGGCGGCTGGCAGGCTGCTCGCAGTCGGTCCGGCGCTCCGAACGATCGGCCCGGCGCTCCTCGCCGACGCGGTGGCACGACGCGCCCTGCGCGTGCTCGAAGCACAGGACGGTGCCGCCTGA
- the tatA gene encoding Sec-independent protein translocase subunit TatA gives MGSFGAREWIIIAVIVLILFGAPKLPEFARSLGKSMRILKEETKSLTSDDSSEGKSSKGTEAGDGEASDK, from the coding sequence ATGGGCAGTTTCGGTGCGAGAGAGTGGATCATCATCGCGGTGATCGTCCTGATCCTGTTCGGGGCTCCGAAGCTTCCTGAGTTCGCGCGCTCGCTGGGAAAGTCGATGCGCATCCTCAAGGAGGAGACCAAGTCGCTCACCTCGGACGACTCGTCCGAGGGCAAGTCGAGCAAGGGCACCGAAGCCGGCGACGGCGAGGCCAGTGACAAGTAG
- the lnt gene encoding apolipoprotein N-acyltransferase, whose translation MQWNILVAVASGLLLAAAFPDVGWWPFAFVSLAGLWWALRDVGAWGGLLLGWLYGVAFFAPHVWWAYVATEITPWAALSVAEGLAWGLLGVIWAHVRRSGMLGEGLLAGPVAFGLLWAGVEQLRSIMPFEGFPWGRLAFAMADSPIAGLAWVGGVPFLGFAVATAGAFLGLAFERGVQRRPVQAAAAPALALVIVFSGALVPLDSRATDGELSVAVIQGNVPDRGLDSFSQAREVLRNHAAESSVAVSDAQAQGRAIDLMIWPENAADVDPRVDDQAYQLVTTAAQEADAPLLLGTVDYTPVNGRYNTSLLWSPEGVVLDTYSKQRPVPFAEYIPMRTFARHFSPDVDRVSVDMLAGTEPAVMQVAIDSQERAVTLATVICFEVAVDDIVREAVALGGELLVVQTNNATFGHTAESTQQLQMTRIKAIETGRYAIQDSTVGVSAIVAPDGRVLQETELFTAAHMLADVGLRTDLTPAVRFGGWIAWGVLIGTGVLAVSAVGRRLRERYEW comes from the coding sequence ATGCAGTGGAACATCCTCGTCGCCGTCGCGTCCGGGCTGCTGCTTGCGGCAGCGTTCCCCGACGTCGGCTGGTGGCCGTTCGCCTTCGTATCTCTCGCCGGACTGTGGTGGGCGCTCCGTGACGTCGGCGCCTGGGGCGGTCTTCTGCTCGGCTGGCTCTACGGCGTCGCATTCTTCGCACCTCACGTGTGGTGGGCCTACGTCGCGACCGAGATCACGCCATGGGCCGCCTTGTCGGTCGCCGAGGGACTCGCCTGGGGCCTCCTCGGGGTGATCTGGGCGCACGTGCGGCGTTCGGGCATGCTGGGTGAGGGACTGCTCGCAGGTCCGGTGGCGTTCGGCCTGCTCTGGGCCGGTGTGGAGCAGCTACGGTCGATCATGCCGTTCGAGGGGTTCCCGTGGGGTCGGCTGGCGTTCGCGATGGCGGACTCGCCGATCGCCGGTCTTGCCTGGGTGGGGGGAGTACCGTTCCTCGGTTTCGCGGTCGCGACCGCAGGAGCCTTCCTGGGACTCGCGTTCGAGCGAGGCGTGCAGCGTCGACCCGTGCAGGCCGCGGCGGCACCGGCGCTCGCGCTGGTGATCGTCTTCTCAGGCGCGCTCGTGCCGCTCGACTCCCGGGCGACCGATGGCGAGCTCTCCGTCGCCGTGATCCAGGGCAACGTGCCCGACCGTGGCCTGGACTCGTTCTCGCAGGCGCGCGAGGTGCTGCGCAACCACGCCGCCGAGTCCTCGGTGGCCGTGTCCGACGCACAGGCGCAGGGCCGTGCCATCGACCTCATGATCTGGCCGGAGAACGCCGCGGACGTGGACCCCCGAGTCGACGACCAGGCATATCAGCTGGTCACGACCGCGGCCCAGGAGGCGGACGCCCCCCTCCTGCTGGGCACCGTCGACTACACGCCTGTCAATGGGCGCTACAACACATCGCTCCTGTGGTCGCCTGAAGGTGTGGTGCTCGACACGTACAGCAAGCAGCGCCCCGTGCCGTTCGCCGAGTACATCCCCATGCGCACCTTCGCACGCCACTTCTCGCCCGACGTGGACCGGGTGAGCGTGGACATGCTCGCCGGCACCGAGCCGGCGGTCATGCAGGTTGCGATCGACTCGCAGGAACGGGCGGTCACGCTTGCGACGGTCATCTGCTTCGAGGTGGCGGTCGACGACATCGTGCGCGAGGCCGTCGCGCTCGGCGGTGAGCTGCTGGTCGTGCAGACGAACAATGCGACGTTCGGTCACACCGCCGAGAGCACGCAACAGCTGCAGATGACGAGGATCAAGGCCATCGAGACCGGGCGCTATGCGATCCAGGACTCGACCGTCGGCGTGTCCGCGATCGTCGCGCCCGACGGGCGCGTGCTGCAGGAGACGGAGCTGTTCACCGCCGCCCACATGCTCGCCGACGTGGGCCTGCGCACCGATCTCACGCCCGCCGTCAGGTTCGGCGGATGGATAGCATGGGGCGTCCTGATCGGCACGGGCGTCCTCGCCGTGAGCGCGGTAGGACGACGACTGAGGGAGAGGTACGAATGGTGA
- the tatC gene encoding twin-arginine translocase subunit TatC has protein sequence MRRKSNPDARMPVRAHLVELRKRLFLSAIGIVLAMVVGWFLYTPVYEAVQRPVLDLAARDDALVTVNFSGLATALDLQLKVAAILGVILSSPWWLYQLWAFVAPGMRKVERRYTIGFMSAAIPLFFAGIAFAWWILPQAVGILVGFTPDGAANVLDAQMYLTFAMRLLLAFGLAFVFPVLMVALSWARIVPARVWLRGWRWAVVIIAVAAAVLTPTPDAITMLILQTPMTVLYFAAIGVAVLRERAVSRRPQDPADAEEGLEAEA, from the coding sequence GTGCGCCGGAAGTCCAATCCCGACGCGCGCATGCCTGTGCGCGCCCACCTGGTGGAGCTGCGCAAGCGTCTGTTCCTCTCTGCCATCGGAATCGTCCTCGCGATGGTCGTCGGCTGGTTCCTGTACACGCCCGTGTACGAGGCCGTACAGAGGCCGGTGCTCGACCTCGCCGCGCGTGACGACGCGCTCGTCACGGTCAACTTCAGCGGCCTCGCCACCGCGCTCGACCTCCAGTTGAAGGTCGCAGCGATCCTCGGCGTCATCCTGTCCTCACCGTGGTGGCTCTACCAGCTGTGGGCGTTCGTCGCGCCCGGCATGCGCAAGGTCGAGCGCCGCTACACGATCGGCTTCATGTCGGCAGCCATCCCGTTGTTCTTCGCCGGGATCGCCTTCGCGTGGTGGATCCTGCCGCAGGCCGTGGGAATCCTGGTCGGATTCACGCCGGACGGCGCCGCGAACGTGCTCGATGCCCAGATGTACCTCACCTTCGCGATGCGGCTGCTGCTCGCGTTCGGCCTGGCCTTCGTGTTCCCCGTGCTGATGGTGGCCCTGTCATGGGCCAGGATCGTGCCCGCGCGCGTCTGGCTTCGCGGATGGCGGTGGGCGGTGGTCATCATCGCGGTCGCCGCCGCTGTGCTCACCCCGACGCCGGACGCCATCACCATGCTGATACTGCAGACGCCGATGACGGTGCTGTACTTCGCGGCGATCGGCGTGGCGGTGCTCCGGGAGCGCGCCGTGTCGCGCAGACCCCAGGATCCCGCGGACGCGGAGGAAGGGCTCGAGGCGGAGGCGTGA
- a CDS encoding DEAD/DEAH box helicase translates to MSTPAERYAASRRRNRHGDLVEFEESLSFPLDQFQREACEAVAEGRSVLVAAPTGAGKTVVGEYAIRHAHNQGLKAFYTTPIKALSNQKYQDLRAVYGDSAVGLLTGDTSVNPNADIVVMTTEVVRNMIYSGSTTLERLGVVVLDEVHYLADRFRGSVWEEVIIHLDQMTSIVALSATVSNAEEFGAWLSEVRGDTRVVVSEHRPVPLWPHVLIREGMFDLYAPGVNAQEPGPNPRLNPEVEAILKRHAQVDSQGRGHRVAGGRRPRARRSPPRFAVVDVLDRQGLLPAIVFVFSRAGCEDAVDQVRASGLVLTTDEERTQIAALIEERCAGVPSEDLGALGYLHWRDHLEAGIAAHHAGMIPLFKEVVEELFRRGLIKVVYATETLALGINMPARSVVLEKLVKWDGQGHKDLTAGEYTQLTGRAGRRGIDVEGHAVVVEHPGLDVGQLGRLASRRTYPLISSFQPSYNMAVNLVHTVGVARAREVLEMSFAQFQADQSVVGKARRAQELERTLEGYREAVACDRGDFMDYARMRHDLNRLQKGQSKAASRQRREATTETLSGLRRGDVVRIGGGRRAGIAAVVVPDDRADAPRPVVVTDEGREFRLAIAELQHGVDVVGAIRVPKRFDHRNPRQRRELAQVIEDAKPSFEAPSRRRHGAAPHTPDAEITRLRQRMQGHPCHACPEREDHARWAERYFRTLRDKDRVVGEIQRATGSIARVFDHRCDVLGELGYLVREGDEWEVSPTGEMMRTLYSENDLVIAECLRTGVWSELQAPALAAAVSSLVYNGRRDDELRSPQVPGGPHGALGRALQETVRTWSRVSELQEEHRLGELPAPEWGIVGPIHGWAQGRSLDAVLTGSEIAPGDMVRWSKQVIDALDQIADVAPNETLRARARTAIAAMRRGVVAY, encoded by the coding sequence ATGAGCACACCGGCGGAACGCTATGCCGCCTCGCGACGCAGGAATCGTCACGGCGACCTCGTCGAGTTCGAGGAGTCCCTGTCGTTCCCGTTGGACCAGTTCCAGCGCGAGGCGTGCGAGGCGGTCGCGGAAGGTCGCTCTGTCCTGGTCGCGGCCCCCACCGGAGCAGGCAAGACCGTCGTCGGCGAGTACGCGATCCGCCATGCCCACAATCAGGGCCTCAAAGCGTTCTACACGACTCCGATCAAGGCGCTGTCGAACCAGAAGTACCAGGACCTTCGCGCCGTCTACGGCGACTCCGCCGTGGGGCTGCTCACGGGTGACACCTCCGTCAACCCGAACGCGGACATCGTCGTGATGACCACCGAGGTCGTTCGGAACATGATCTACTCGGGATCCACCACGCTGGAACGGCTGGGCGTCGTGGTGCTCGATGAGGTGCACTACCTGGCCGACCGGTTCCGCGGGTCGGTCTGGGAGGAGGTCATCATCCATCTGGATCAGATGACCTCGATCGTCGCGCTGTCGGCCACGGTGTCGAACGCGGAGGAGTTCGGCGCATGGCTCTCCGAGGTGCGAGGCGACACGCGGGTGGTGGTGAGCGAGCATCGTCCTGTCCCGCTGTGGCCGCACGTGCTGATCCGTGAGGGCATGTTCGATCTGTACGCGCCCGGTGTCAATGCTCAGGAGCCTGGGCCCAATCCGCGCCTCAACCCGGAGGTCGAGGCCATCCTGAAGCGGCACGCGCAGGTGGACTCACAGGGGAGGGGGCATCGCGTCGCAGGCGGCCGCCGCCCGCGCGCACGGCGCAGCCCTCCGCGCTTCGCCGTGGTCGACGTGCTGGACCGGCAGGGCCTGCTGCCCGCGATCGTGTTCGTCTTCTCCCGCGCGGGGTGCGAGGACGCGGTGGATCAGGTGCGCGCCTCGGGACTGGTCCTCACGACGGACGAGGAACGGACCCAGATCGCCGCGCTGATCGAGGAGCGCTGCGCGGGAGTGCCGTCCGAGGATCTCGGCGCGCTCGGATATCTGCATTGGCGCGACCATCTCGAGGCGGGGATCGCCGCTCACCACGCGGGCATGATCCCCCTGTTCAAGGAGGTCGTGGAGGAGCTGTTCCGGCGTGGGCTGATCAAGGTCGTGTACGCGACCGAGACGCTCGCGCTCGGCATCAACATGCCGGCACGCTCGGTGGTCCTCGAGAAGCTCGTGAAGTGGGACGGTCAGGGTCACAAGGACCTGACCGCCGGCGAGTACACGCAGCTCACCGGACGGGCAGGCAGGCGTGGCATCGACGTCGAGGGCCATGCGGTCGTGGTCGAGCATCCGGGCCTGGACGTCGGCCAGCTGGGTCGCCTCGCATCCCGCCGCACCTATCCGCTCATCAGCTCGTTCCAGCCCTCGTACAACATGGCGGTGAACCTCGTGCACACCGTGGGCGTGGCCCGCGCTCGTGAGGTGCTCGAGATGTCCTTCGCGCAGTTCCAGGCCGATCAGTCGGTGGTGGGCAAGGCACGGCGCGCGCAGGAGCTGGAGCGGACGCTCGAGGGCTATCGCGAGGCCGTCGCCTGCGATCGCGGAGACTTCATGGACTACGCGCGCATGCGACACGATCTCAATCGTCTCCAGAAGGGCCAGTCGAAGGCTGCGAGCCGTCAACGCCGCGAGGCGACCACCGAGACCCTGTCAGGCTTGCGGCGCGGCGACGTGGTCCGCATCGGCGGTGGCAGGCGCGCGGGCATCGCTGCGGTCGTGGTTCCCGATGACAGGGCCGATGCGCCGCGCCCGGTGGTGGTCACCGATGAGGGACGCGAGTTCCGGCTCGCGATCGCGGAGCTGCAGCACGGCGTCGACGTCGTCGGCGCCATACGTGTGCCCAAGCGTTTCGACCACCGCAACCCGCGTCAGCGGCGCGAGCTCGCGCAGGTGATCGAGGACGCGAAGCCTTCCTTCGAGGCGCCCAGCCGGCGTCGGCACGGCGCAGCGCCGCACACACCCGACGCGGAGATCACCCGTCTGCGCCAGCGGATGCAGGGCCACCCGTGCCATGCCTGCCCCGAGCGAGAGGACCACGCCCGCTGGGCCGAGCGCTACTTCCGCACGCTGCGAGACAAGGACCGCGTCGTCGGCGAGATCCAGCGTGCGACCGGCTCCATCGCACGCGTCTTCGACCATCGCTGCGACGTGCTCGGCGAGCTGGGCTACCTGGTCCGCGAAGGGGACGAATGGGAGGTCTCGCCGACCGGCGAGATGATGCGCACCCTGTACAGCGAGAACGACCTGGTGATCGCGGAGTGCCTCCGCACGGGCGTGTGGAGCGAGCTGCAGGCGCCCGCGCTCGCTGCTGCCGTCTCGAGCCTCGTGTACAACGGCCGTCGGGATGACGAGCTGCGTTCGCCCCAGGTGCCGGGCGGGCCTCACGGCGCTCTCGGACGCGCCCTGCAGGAGACGGTGCGCACATGGTCGCGCGTATCCGAGCTGCAGGAGGAGCACCGCCTCGGTGAGCTTCCGGCTCCGGAGTGGGGGATCGTGGGCCCCATCCACGGGTGGGCGCAGGGCCGCAGCCTCGACGCAGTGCTCACGGGGTCCGAGATCGCGCCCGGCGACATGGTCCGCTGGAGCAAGCAGGTGATCGACGCGTTGGACCAGATCGCAGATGTCGCGCCGAACGAGACGCTGAGAGCCAGGGCTCGCACTGCCATCGCCGCGATGCGGCGAGGCGTGGTCGCGTACTGA
- the ribH gene encoding 6,7-dimethyl-8-ribityllumazine synthase encodes MSGAGAPQITVEAAGLTVEIVASSWHTEVMDGLVAGAIRAAEAAGAQHRVTRVAGAVELTVVAEALARRGADAIACLGVVIRGGTPHFEYVCQSVTQGLTDVSREHCVPVGFGVLTVDTEEQALNRAGLPGSDEDKGAEAVEAALQTALTLRSL; translated from the coding sequence ATGAGCGGAGCGGGAGCACCCCAGATCACCGTCGAGGCCGCCGGCCTGACCGTGGAGATCGTCGCCTCGTCGTGGCACACCGAGGTCATGGACGGCCTGGTAGCAGGAGCGATCCGTGCCGCCGAGGCCGCGGGCGCCCAGCACCGGGTCACCCGCGTCGCTGGTGCGGTCGAGCTCACGGTCGTCGCGGAGGCGCTCGCCCGCCGCGGCGCCGACGCGATCGCATGCCTGGGCGTTGTCATCCGAGGCGGTACGCCCCATTTCGAGTACGTGTGCCAGTCCGTCACCCAGGGACTCACCGACGTCTCCCGGGAGCACTGCGTGCCCGTGGGCTTCGGAGTGCTCACCGTCGACACCGAGGAGCAGGCGCTCAACCGGGCCGGCCTGCCGGGCTCGGACGAGGACAAGGGCGCTGAGGCTGTCGAGGCGGCGCTTCAGACCGCGCTGACGCTCCGGTCGCTCTGA
- a CDS encoding helix-turn-helix transcriptional regulator — translation MADATARLLNLIVALSDTRRRMTRETIRATVEGYEPVPTGASPSELKRSDVAFERMFERDKDDLRRLGIPLQTIQDAVHGDDIGYRIDSARAALPVLDLTSAELAALSVAGAYWSDATLEADARQALTKVAASTSERPAEAVLAGGRSQTAEGTVSALLEARQERRAVRFDYSSSNSGVQRRSVQPWRLLTRGGALYLQAFDVDRAAARTFRLSRIQGRVGATGEPGAYDIPHDLPPAFSPSQGGIAVVAVRPEAGHSLRSRGETIAHREGWDLVRVDFRHADALRDEVLALGGAARVVEPMEIATQVSDYARNALEVAGG, via the coding sequence ATGGCCGACGCGACGGCGCGGCTGCTGAACCTCATCGTCGCGCTCTCCGACACCCGGCGACGGATGACGCGTGAGACGATCCGCGCCACCGTCGAGGGCTACGAACCCGTGCCGACAGGCGCGTCGCCCTCCGAGCTCAAGAGGTCGGACGTCGCGTTCGAGCGCATGTTCGAGCGCGACAAGGACGACCTGCGGCGGCTCGGGATTCCCTTGCAGACCATTCAGGACGCTGTCCACGGTGACGACATCGGCTATCGGATCGACAGCGCTCGCGCGGCGCTCCCCGTGCTCGACCTCACCTCGGCCGAGCTCGCCGCGCTCTCCGTCGCGGGAGCGTACTGGAGCGATGCGACGCTCGAGGCGGATGCGCGCCAGGCGTTGACCAAGGTCGCGGCGTCCACGTCTGAGCGACCCGCCGAGGCGGTGCTTGCCGGTGGGCGGTCGCAGACTGCGGAAGGCACCGTGTCCGCGCTGCTCGAGGCGCGCCAGGAGCGCCGCGCGGTGCGGTTCGACTACTCGTCGTCCAACTCGGGCGTGCAGCGACGTTCCGTGCAGCCGTGGCGCCTGCTTACCCGCGGCGGCGCGCTGTACCTGCAGGCGTTCGACGTCGACCGCGCTGCCGCCCGCACCTTCCGACTGTCACGGATCCAGGGCCGCGTCGGCGCCACGGGGGAACCCGGCGCGTACGACATCCCCCACGACCTGCCGCCCGCGTTCTCGCCCTCGCAGGGGGGCATCGCGGTCGTGGCAGTGCGGCCTGAGGCGGGGCACTCGCTGCGTTCTCGGGGTGAGACCATCGCACATCGCGAGGGCTGGGACCTCGTGAGGGTCGACTTCCGCCACGCCGATGCGCTGCGCGACGAGGTGCTCGCGCTCGGCGGCGCCGCACGGGTCGTCGAGCCGATGGAGATCGCCACGCAGGTCAGCGACTATGCCCGCAACGCGCTGGAGGTCGCCGGTGGCTGA